The Methanococcus voltae PS genomic interval TGCAAATGTCTTTTCAGAAGCTGGCGTTAATGTAATAGGTGTCGATATTTGCGAAGAAGTTGTTCAAAACTTGAATAAAGGTATAAACCATATTACAGAAGAACCATTTTTAAGTGAATTGGTGGCTAAAAACGTTAAAAATGGAACTTATACTGCCACGACCGATGGAAAACTTGCCGCTGAAAAAGCCGACATTATGATTATACTTGTTCCTACCCTGACTGATGAAAAAGGCAATATTAAACTTGAACCTGTTTATAATGTTGCTGAAATAATAGCTAGTGGATTAAAAGAAGGTAATATAGTTATTACAGAAGCTACAATGCCCCCTTCTACAACCGAAAGTCTTATACCAATTTTAGAAAAGAATGGTTTAAAGTTAAATGATGGTGATTTTGGACTTGCGCATGCTCCCGAAAGGACTATGACAGGTACTGCACTTAGAGATATTAAAGGTCAATACCCCAAAATTATAGGTGCTAATGATTCAAAAACACTTGAAATATTAAGTGGAATGTATGAAACTATAAATAGCGCAGGTATTGTGCCAATTAGTAGCATTAAAGGAGCTGAAGCCGTTAAAGTATTTGAAGGCGTTTATAGGGATGTTAATATCGGGTTAGCTAACGAATTAGCACTTTGGTGTGAAGAGCATGATGTTGAAGCTCTAGAAGTATTCGAATCAGCTAATACACAACCTTATTGTCATATCCACACACCCGGTGCGGGTGTTGGAGGTCATTGTATACCTGTCTATCCGTGGTTTGTAATCAACTCTTCAAAAGAATTCAATCCACGAATTACTAAAACTGCAAGAGAATTAAATGATTATATGGCGCATCACATGGTTGAATTAACCATTAAAGGTCTTAATAGCTTTGAAAAGTCACTTAAAAATGCCAAAATTCTTGTATTAGGGCTTACCTTTAGAGGGGGCGTTAAGGAATTTATGAAGAGCGCTGCCATTCCAATAATTTCTGAACTCAACAGTTGGGACGCAGACGTTTATACCTTCGACCCATTGTGTAATGAGGAAGATGCAGAAAGATTTGGTGCAAAATGGACTGAATTAGAGGCTCATATGTGGGATGCAGTTATTATAACATCTGACCATGCAGAATTCAAAAATATGAACTTAGGAGATTTAAAAAATAATATGAGCGTTCCATTAATTGTCGATGGTAGAAATATAATTGACCCAGTTGTTGCACGTGAAAAAGGATTTAAATATTTGAGTGCAGGTAATTTTAAATTATAAAATTTATTTTTTAATTTATTTCTGTTATTTTTAT includes:
- a CDS encoding nucleotide sugar dehydrogenase, whose translation is MSMLNLSKEEFKNKFKNGEITVAVYGQGKMGLPLANVFSEAGVNVIGVDICEEVVQNLNKGINHITEEPFLSELVAKNVKNGTYTATTDGKLAAEKADIMIILVPTLTDEKGNIKLEPVYNVAEIIASGLKEGNIVITEATMPPSTTESLIPILEKNGLKLNDGDFGLAHAPERTMTGTALRDIKGQYPKIIGANDSKTLEILSGMYETINSAGIVPISSIKGAEAVKVFEGVYRDVNIGLANELALWCEEHDVEALEVFESANTQPYCHIHTPGAGVGGHCIPVYPWFVINSSKEFNPRITKTARELNDYMAHHMVELTIKGLNSFEKSLKNAKILVLGLTFRGGVKEFMKSAAIPIISELNSWDADVYTFDPLCNEEDAERFGAKWTELEAHMWDAVIITSDHAEFKNMNLGDLKNNMSVPLIVDGRNIIDPVVAREKGFKYLSAGNFKL